From Scatophagus argus isolate fScaArg1 chromosome 2, fScaArg1.pri, whole genome shotgun sequence, a single genomic window includes:
- the gemin6 gene encoding gem-associated protein 6: MECGWPLLGPLQWIRYVNKQVMVKAGKDEAHSGWLHTVDPVSASLVLVSFRVEGAVSVQVVMGHAVEQVEVLQEADEETTERLQTVFFPQRMHGLDPEELRRRRGSIQRWLEKNRVPVKEDGEMLRVAGVLTITAPYGPEDCCSSNEIILGRIQKLIQSSHNLD; the protein is encoded by the exons ATGGAGTGCGGCTGGCCTCTGTTAGGTCCGCTGCAGTGGATTCGTTACGTCAACAAACAGGTGATGGTGAAGGCGGGAAAAGATGAAGCGCACAGCGGCTGGCTGCACACCGTGGACCCAGTGTCCGCCAG TCTGGTCCTGGTGAGCTTCAGGGTGGAGGGGGCAGTGTCTGTGCAGGTGGTGATGGGTCATGCTGTGGAACAGGTGGAAGTCCTGCAGGAAGCAGATGAGGAGACCACCGAGCGTCTCCAGACCGTATTCTTCCCCCAAAGGATGCATGGACTGGACccagaggagctgaggaggcgGAGAGGGAGCATCCAGAGGTGGCTGGAGAAGAATCGGGTCCCCGTGAAGGAGGACGGGGAAATGCTGAGGGTGGCAGGGGTCCTGACTATCACAGCCCCCTATGGACCTGAGGACTGCTGCAGCTCTAACGAGATCATTCTGGGCCGCATTCAGAAACTGATTCAGAGTTCACATAATCTAGACTAA
- the LOC124053155 gene encoding serine/arginine-rich splicing factor 7-like isoform X1, translated as MSRYGRYGGETKVYVGNLGTGAGKGELERAFQYYGPLRTVWIARNPPGFAFVEFEDARDADDAVRGLDGKLICGSRVRVELSTGSPRRSRFDRPPTRRPFDPNDKCYECGEKGHYAYDCHRYSRRHRRSRSRSHSRSRGRRYSRSRSRGRRSRSRSRSFSPRGSRSVSPRRSRSATSRKSRSTSRSQSTSRSRSRSRSRSRSKSRSRSRDWSRSGSMGHSRSGSPARSRSSSGSPPGDV; from the exons ATGTCCCGATACGGTCGGTACGGAGGAG AGACAAAGGTGTATGTGGGAAACCTGGGTACGGGGGCAGGGAAAGGTGAACTGGAGCGAGCCTTCCAGTACTACGGACCCCTCAGGACTGTCTGGATCGCCAGGAACCCACCAGGGTTTGCCTTCGTAGAGTTTGAAGATGCACGAGATGCTGACGACGCCGTCCGAGGGTTAGATGGCAA ATTGATCTGTGGGAGTCGTGTGCGGGTTGAACTCTCCACTGGGAGTCCTCGCCGCTCTCGCTTTGACCGACCTCCCACCAGACGACCTTTTGACCCCAATGATAAGTGTTACGAGTGTGGAGAGAAAGGCCACTATGCCTACGACTGTCATCGCTACAGCCGTCGGCACCGGAGGAGCAG gtccaggtctcACTCCAGGTCCCGCGGGAGGCGTTACTCCCGCAGCAGGAGCCGAGGGAGGAG ATCCAGATCCAGGTCCAGGTCCTTCTCTCCTCGGGGTTCCCGTTCAGTCTCTCCCAGGAGATCCCGATCTGCTACATCCAGGAAGTCCAG GTCCACATCCAGATCCCAATCCACATCCCGATCCAGATCCAGATCCCGATCCCGGTCCAGGTCTAAGTCTAGGTCTAGATCTCGAGactggagcag GTCTGGATCAATGGGTCACTCTCGATCTGGATCTCCAGCTAGAAG TCGTTCGTCCTCTGGCAGTCCTCCTGGAGATGTCTGA
- the LOC124053155 gene encoding protein diaphanous homolog 1-like isoform X2 has translation MSNVSLPAVLYSQTASLSNVDSLWSSSDCCSLGSGSGPGPGLTPGPAGGVTPAAGAEGGDPDPGPGPSLLGVPVQSLPGDPDLLHPGSPGPHPDPNPHPDPDPDPDPGPGLSLGLDLETGAGLDQWVTLDLDLQLEVVRPLAVLLEMSDDLKAYSEEVSQITMEAAAAHLSWSRQGDSDYKMLLSGNSFPAG, from the exons ATGAGTAACGTTAGTCTACCAGCTGTACTTTACAGTCAGACTGCATCACTTTCTAATGTGGACTCTCTCTGGTCCTCCTCTGACTGCTGCTCTCTTGGTTCTGGTTCGggtccaggtccaggtctcACTCCAGGTCCCGCGGGAGGCGTTACTCCCGCAGCAGGAGCCGAGGGAGGAG ATCCAGATCCAGGTCCAGGTCCTTCTCTCCTCGGGGTTCCCGTTCAGTCTCTCCCAGGAGATCCCGATCTGCTACATCCAGGAAGTCCAG GTCCACATCCAGATCCCAATCCACATCCCGATCCAGATCCAGATCCCGATCCCGGTCCAGGTCTAAGTCTAGGTCTAGATCTCGAGactggagcag GTCTGGATCAATGGGTCACTCTCGATCTGGATCTCCAGCTAGAAG TCGTTCGTCCTCTGGCAGTCCTCCTGGAGATGTCTGATGATCTGAAg GCCTACAGTGAGGAGGTGAGTCAGATCACcatggaagctgctgctgcacacctGAGCTGGTCCAGACAAGGTGACTCAGATTATAAGATGCTGCTTTCAGGTAATTCTTTTCCTGCTGGGTGA